One window of Dermacentor albipictus isolate Rhodes 1998 colony chromosome 9, USDA_Dalb.pri_finalv2, whole genome shotgun sequence genomic DNA carries:
- the LOC135906101 gene encoding required for excision 1-B domain-containing protein-like isoform X2, producing MVDSSSDDVFTLLKKICSLQEERAYTYRLFEEGHKIYLSTAPNYDFPTFRELVREVTQEFKRISEGMMDIERRLRLNDNSGHLAEYVRALQEEEKVKLELFFQAARRVAQAGAAGGSLEELLDGQVGAWLC from the exons ATG GTTGACAGCAGCAGCGACGATGTCTTCACATTGCTGAAGAAAATTTGCAGCCTGCAGGAGGAGCGGGCGTACACGTACAGACTTTTTGAAGA GGGCCACAAGATATACCTGTCAACTGCACCAAACTACGACTTTCCTACTTTCCGAGAGCTCGTGCGTGAGGTGACTCAAGAGTTCAAACGCATCTCGGAGGGCATGATGGATATTGAGCGGCGACTGCGGCTCAACGACAATTCGGGGCACCTAGCAGAATATGTACGTGCCTTACAGGAGGAAGAGAAAGTCAAGCTTGAGCTG ttTTTTCAGGCTGCACGGCGTGTGGCACAGGCAGGAGCAGCTGGGGGTAGTTTAGAAGAACTCCTTGATGGGCAAGTTGGTGCATGGCTGTGTTAA